The Nitrospira sp. sequence GAAAAGAGGGGCCACATGATACGTTGGTCGGTGGCCACGGAAGTTTGCAGACCGCTCAGCCCCGCAAGACCATTGGCAGCTATTGGCCCTATGCGACAACGGTCTACGACTATCTCCGTCGTGCGATGCCGTTCACCGCGCCGCAATCACTGACTCCTGATGAAATCTATGCGCTCGTCGCCTGGCTCCTGCACCAAAACGGGATTGTCGGTGAGGATGCCATCCTCGACGCCCGTAATCTTCCAAGAATCGACATGCCGAACCGAAACGGGTTCATTCCCGATCCTAGGCCGGATGTGCCCTAAATCAGGCCAGAATCGTTGACGCACATGTATCTGCACATGCAATGTGTCAACAGACTCAGACGGCGATGGTTCGTCAGTATGGCGAGGCTCCCCATGATGTATCCGTGTGTTTCCGTGACAGCGGCGGTCACGGCCGATTCTACTGGATCTTAACAGTGTCATCCATGCCACGACTCAAGAACAAAGTCGCGATCGTTACGGGGAGTAGCAGCGGAATTGGAAAGGCGATTGCCCTGCGGTTCGGTCAGGAGGGAGCAAAGGTGGTCGTCGCCGCAAGACGGTTCTCATTGTGTGAGCAGACCGTTTTGCAAATCGGGAAGCAGGGTGGGGAAGCATGGCCGATCCAGACTGATGTGGCCGACGAGCAACAGGTCGAGCGATTGATGGCCGACACGGTGACCCGTTACGGCCGGATCGATATTCTCGTCAACAATGCCGGTATCGGAGGGGGGAGTCGCTTAGCTGAGACGAGTACCCAGGCATTCGATACGGTCATGAACGTCAACCTGCGAGGCACATTTTTTTGCTGTCGAGCGGGCTTCCGCCACATGAAGCAGCAGGGCGGCGGTGTCATTATCAACATGTCGAGTGTGGCCGGAGTGCAAGCGTGGGAAGGCACGGGGACCTACAGCGCGTCAAAACATGGGATCATGGCGCTCACCAAATCATTGGCCGACGAAGGGCGTGCCCACCACATCAAAGTCAGCGCCATCTGTCCCGGGGCCGTGGCGGACGAGTTGGTGAACGCGTCTCCTCAGGACATCGAGTCCAGCGAAAAGATCGATCCATTCGACGTCGCGGAAGCGGCGGTCTACCTCTCAACGCTCGGCAAATATGCAGTGATTCACCAAATTATCATCGATCGGTTGGGAGCTGAATGGTGATGTGCCCGGTTCAGCGGCGGTAGCTGTGGGCCCACGCTTGCGCGATGAGCCCGTCAAGGAAGCGGCAGGTACGAATCGTGTTCGTCAGGCCGTTACAAATATACTTTCTTGGCGTCATCCTTTCGTCGGCGGAGATTCGTTCCGATTCGAGTACGCTCACCCTCGTAGCCGACAGCGGTGAAGTAGAGGGCGCGATCGAAGAATTGATTGAGGAGATGCATCAGCTCCAGCTCTCCATGTAGCTCCATGGCGCTTTCGGACAACCCTTCCCGCTGGACAAAGGCGCACATGTGCTCCTTGGTGGCGGTGATGGCCCAGAGAAAGTGGCTGTAGGCCACTCCCTGTCCCGCACGCCGCGCGCCCAGCTCCGTATAGCGCCGTTCGATTTCGGCCTCGGTCATGTCCATCAACCAGTTATTCAGGTTCTGATAGATTTCACGAGTGCGGGCTCGGAGTTCGTCCGGCGGGACTTTGTGGAGATCGCTGCAGCGAGGAGAGTTCCAGACCTTTTCACTGAGCTCACGGGAAAGCTGTTCGGAGTTCTTCTCGATGAGCCGCACCAACCGGCCAGCCATCATAGCGCACCTCCATACATAAAAAGGTTATGTAACGGAATGCATGCTCCCCATAGTGGGCAAACGTTACCCGATTGGTGACCTCAACGTCAATGACACGTTTGTCGGGGCGGCCGGTGCCGGAAGCGCACCTGTCACCTTGAACTTGCTCCATCCATTTGCTATTCTTCGCCGAACCTTCGTCGTCAACGTATCCATTTCATATCACGCACCATTCTAAGGAGCATACACATGGCCGGCATCAAGCGGGCGCTGATCAGCGTTTCGGATAAGACCGGAGTCATCGAAATGGCCAAGGCACTGGAAGCGCTTGGCGCGGAGATTTTGTCCACCGGCGGGACGGCAAAAGCGCTCCGCGAGGCCGGAGTCAAGGTGACGGATGTCGCCGCTTATACCGGATCTCCAGAAATTCTTGATGGCCGGGTCAAGACCTTGCATCCGAAGATTCATGGAGGCTTGCTGGGCCGGCGCTCGCTCCCGGCGCATATCGAGCAGATGACCCAACATGGAATCGGCCCGATCGATGTCGTCGTCGTGAATCTCTATCCCTTTGAAGCAACGATTGCCAAACCCGATTGCCGATTCGAGGATGCCATCGAGAACATCGACATCGGGGGACCTTCGATGTTGCGATCCGCAGCCAAGAACCATGAGGATGTGCTGGTGGTCGTCGATCCGGCCGACTATTCGCGGGTGCTGGATGCCGTGAAAGGGAATATGGTCACGCAGGCGCTTCGCCGCGAGCTGGCGATGAAGGTTTTTCAACATACGGCGCGCTATGACGGACTGATCGCCGGATATTTGGAGAAACAGGTCCGGAGCGGAGAGGTCAAGTTCCCGAAAGTGTTGTCGCTGCAGTTCGAATTGGCGGAGACGCTCCGTTACGGAGAGAACCCTCACCAACAAGGCGCCTTCTACCGTGAGTTGACGGGCAAAGAACCGTCGGTCTCACGCGGGGAGATTCTGCATGGGAAAGCGATGTCCTACAATAACTTTCTCGACGCCAACTCCGCGCTCGAGTTGGTCAAGGAGTATGACGAGACGGCCGTCGCCATCATCAAGCACAACAATCCGTGCGGGGCGGCGCTCGGGACGACGCCGGTGGAAGCCTACGTCAAGGCGAGGGAAACCGATCCGGTATCGGCCTTCGGTGGCGTGATTGCGTTCAACCGCCAGGTCGATCTGGCGGCGGCGAAGGAAATTACCTCCACGTTTGTTGAAGTCGTCATTGCCCCTGGATTCGCAGAAGATGCGTTGGCCGAACTGAAGCGGAAGAAGGATCTTCGCTTGTTGGACGTGGGATCCTTGACCAAGGTGAAACAGGAAGGGTTCGACCTGAAGAAGCTCGTCGGCGGACTGATCGTGCAAGATCGCGACCTCGGTGTATTGCCCGATCTTCGCGCGCTCGCCGTACCGACGATCCGGAAACCGACGGATGAAGAATACGCCGCCTGCGCGTTTGCCTGGAAAGTTTGTAAGCACGTCAAGTCCAACGCCATCATTTATGCCAAGCCCGGCCAGACCGTTGGAATCGGAGCGGGACAGATGAGCCGGGTGGATTCCGTGAAGCTGGCGGCGATGAAAGCGCAAATGCCGGTGAAGGGGTGTGTCATGGCCTCGGATGCATTCTTTCCGTTCCGTGACGGCCTTGACGCCGCCGCAGAAGTCGGCATTACGGCTGTGATTCAACCAGGCGGGTCAATCAGAGACGCCGAAGTGGTGAAGGCTGCCGATGAGCATGGAATGGCGATGATTCTCACGGGCATGCGCCATTTCCGCCATTGATCGGCAGCTGAAAAGGGCCTCTCGCTGCGTTCTCGGTCGCCCGTCCACCTCAACGTACCGAAGCGTACGCCTCGGTGTCCGAGCTTCCTGCGGCCTTGCGACAGGCCCTTTTGAGCAGCCTCTTTGTTTTCTCACCTAAAAGAGAATCTATGAAAATTCTCGTGATTGGCGGCGGGGGGCGCGAGCACGCGATCGTATGGAAGCTTGCGCAGAGTCCGCGAAAGCCTATCCTCTATTGCGCCCCCGGCAACGCGGGTATCGCCACATTGGCGACCTGCGTTCCCATTAAGTCGGATGACATTGCCGGACTGAAAGACTTCGCACTTCACGAGCATATCGATCTGACGGTGGTCGGACCTGAAGCGCCGCTTGCGCTGGGCATGACCGACGCCTTCCGCAAAGCCAAACTCAGGATTTTTGGGCCAACCAGGAACGCGGCTCGCTTGGAGGCCAGCAAGATCTTTTCCAAAGATGTCATGGCGCAGGCCAAGATCCGGACGGCGCAGGCCAAGAGTTTTGACAAGGTTGCAGACGCGCTGGCGTATGTCGAACAGCACGAATTGCCGGTCGTGATCAAGGCGGACGGGTTGGCGCAAGGGAAAGGGGTCATCATCGCGACGACCCACGAGCAGGCCCGGCATGCCGTCGTGGATTCGATGGAAAAGGCCGTCTTCGGCCAAGCCGGGAAGAACGTGCTGATCGAACAGTTTCTCGACGGAGAAGAATTGACGATCATGGCGTTTACGGACGGCAAGACGGTGGTGCCGATGCCTCCCGCGCAAGATCATAAGCGGGTCGGTGATGGTGACACAGGGTTGAACACCGGTGGTATGGGGGCCTATTGCCCTGCGCCGCTTGGCACCGACGAGCTTCAAGCTCGTGTCGCTCGTGAAGTCTTACAGCCGATGGTGGATGCCATGGCGCGTCTGGGCTCTCCATTTCAGGGAGTACTCTATGCGGGGCTTATGGTAGTCAAGGGAACACCGTATGTCCTGGAATTCAATGTTCGTATGGGCGATCCGGAAACGCAGGTGGTGTTGCCTCTGCTTAAAACAGATCTGATCGAGGTCATCGAGGCTGTGGTCGAACATCGTCTTGACCAGCTCACGGTTGAATGGCAGCCGGATGCGGCTGTCTGTGTCGTGATGGCGGCTGGAGGATATCCCGGCTCTTACCGGCAAGGCACCCCGATCAGCGGCCTATCGTCGGCGGCTTCTTCAGAAAACTCTATGGTTTTTCACGCGGGAACAGCGCGACAAGAGAACGACATCGTGGTGACTGGAGGCCGTGTGCTCGGTGTTCTCGGTCGGGGATTGACCTTATCTGAAGCGCAACGCAATGCCTATCGCCTCGTCGGAACGATTTCCTTCGAAGGATGCCACTTTCGCACGGACATCGCATACCGTGCGCTCAAGGCCTAGACCGGGTACGTCCGCCGTCTCAGCGAACCAGGCTGCTGACTATGTCGATCGCACCCGAAGGTGTGTTCGTGTTACCGGCGCTGTGCAATCTCAAGAGCGAATTGTAGATCCAAACAGCCTGAGCCGATCTTGTTCGATGAGGAGGCAGCCTGATCTGCTAGAATGCCTTCACTCGACAGCCATCGGCGAACATGTTAGAGACAAGACAGGAATTTCGTGAACCCGTCATGCGTGTCGACGACTTCCAAATGAACAATGAAGAGGGGAACTGAGAATATGGCGATAAGCAGTCATCCGTTGAAGGTCCTCGGAACGATCTGTGGTCTCGGTCTGATGCTGAGCTTGGTGGGATGCGATTATTGGCCTCCGGCGTTGCAAGCCCAGATCGAACAGTTGCGCTCTGAAATACAAACCCTCACGATGGAAAAAACGCAGCTTCAGGCTCAGGTCTCCGACTTTTCGAAAACCAGGCAGGAACTCCAGGGGCAGGTGGACGAACTGAGCCGGATGAATCGAGAGAAAATGTCTATGATCACCGGTCTGCAAAACCAGTTGGACGCCACGCGTGCGAGAGCATTGAAGGCGATGTCTCCCAAATCACCGAGTCATAAAGCAACGGCAAAATCGACTGCGAAGCCGGCCGCCAAATCGGCAGCCAAAATCACCCCAAAAACCACGGTCGCCAAGAAACCAGCCTCGAAAACTGCCGGTGTCCGATAACCCGCTCGACGAACTTACGAAGAAGAAGAGGGTGTCGTGCCGGACGTGCTTGTCGATGAACCGGTAGATGCCGGTGCAGGCGTCGCTGCAGGGGCGGGAGATGCTGCGGTCGAGGGAGTCGCCGCTGCAGATTCTTTCTTCTCTCCCGTGCTTGTTCCACCGGTTTCCCCACCGGCGCTCGAGGGAGGCTTGAGTTTATCCGAATAGTCGGTGACGTACCACCCGCTCCCCTTGAACATGATCCCGGGCGAAGAAATGAGTCGTCGGATCGCTTTTCCACACCGTTCACATGTCGAGAGCGGATCGTCCTTGATGCTCTGTTTCACTTCAAAGCGATACGAGCAGCTGTCACACTGATATTCGTAGATCGGCACTTGTTCCCCCTCACTCTTTCCCGTTCTTGGGACGAGCCGGCGCGGCTCACACGAGCTTGGCAAACGCCTGTCCGAGGCGTTCCAGCCCTCTGGTAATATTCATCATACTGGTGGCATAGGAAAGCCGGAGATGCTCTTGGCTTCCAAACGGTTCGCCCGGCACAACCGCGATCCGCGCTTCGCTCAAGAGGAAATGGGCCACGTCGTTCGGCGTCTTCAGCATACCCGAGGGGCCCCGCTTTCCCAACAAGCCTTTGATATTGGGAAACGCGTAGAAAGCTCCGCGTGGCATCAGGCAGGCCACGCCGGGGATCTTGTTGAGTCCGTCGACGATTGTGTTCCGGCGATGGGAAAATTCTTCCACCATCTTCACCGTGAACGGCTCCCCAAGGCGCAATGCGGCGACTGCGGCTTTCTGTGAAATGGAGCAAGGATTGGACGTGCTCTGGCTTTGAATATTGGCCATCGCAGTAATCAGGTCTTTCGGGCCGGCCGCGTACCCGATCCTCCACCCCGTCATGGCGTAAGCTTTAGAGACGCCGTTGATGATGACTGTTCGTGCCGCAATCTCCGGTCCGAGCGAAGCGATGCTGATGTGCGTGGTCCCATCGTAGAGAATCTTTTCATAAATCTCGTCGGAAATCACGATCAGATCATGCCGGACCGCCACCGAGGCGATCAGCTCGAGCGTCGCTCGATCATAGGTCGCTCCGGTCGGGTTGCACGGGCTGTTGACGATAATGGCTTTGGTTCGTGGAGTAATGAGTCGTTCCAGCTCGGCAGCATGGACCGCGTAACCGTCCTCCTCCTTCGTCGGCAATAAGATTGGGGTTGCGTCGTTCAGGAGCGCTTGATCCAAATAGGACACCCAATAGGGAATCGGAATGATGATTTCGTCACCGGCCTCGAGTAAGGCTTCGGCCAGATTGTACAGCGAGTGCTTCGCACCACAGGAGACCAGGATTTGAGATTTCTCATACCGGATCCCGAGTTCAACCTGAAGCTTGTCGATAATCGCTCCACGCAGCTCATCGATTCCTGACGCAGGCGTGTATTTGGTAAATCCGGCTCGAATCGCCGCTTCCGCCGCAGCCTTGACCGGTTCCGGTGTGTCGAAATCCGGCTCTCCTGCGGAAAAGTCGATGACATCCAGCCCCTGCGCGGCCATCGCCTTGGCGGTTGCAGCCATGGCGAGCGTCGGGGAGGGTGCGATGCGGCTGACACGAGCGGCGAGCTTCATGACTTCAGACTCCGGATACGATCTTGTAATCGGCGAGCCACTTCTGGGTGGAGAAACTCGGTCAAATGTCCACCGTGGTGCGCCACATCTTTGATGATCGTCGAAGACAGATACGAATATTCCTCGCTGGGCATCAAGAACACCGTCTCCACGTTCTTGGCAAGTTTTCGATTGACCAGAGCCATCTGAAACTCGTGTTCAAAGTCTGAAATAGCGCGCAACCCACGGATAATGGCGTGCGCACCTGACCGCTCGACATAATCGACCAACAATCCCTCGAACGCGGTGACATCGACTTGATGAAAATCTTTCATGACCAGTGTCACCATATCAAGACGCTCCGCCAAATTGAAGAGCGGATGTTTGGAGGGATTCGGCGCCACGGCCACGACCACTTTGTCGAACACACGAAGGCTGCGGGTAATGATGTCGGTATGACCATGGGTGATGGGATCAAATGTGCCGGGGTAGATGCCGATTTTCATGGCTGTTGTGCACGAGGACAGGAATAGAGCGATAGGGCGGTGTCACCGTAACGGTATTGGCGCAAGAACTGAGTGTGCCCTAATGACATGGGGAATGCGGTCTTTGCGGCATGCTCGATGACCAGCCAAGAGTCAGCGGCGAATAGGTGAGCGGTCCTTGGCTCCTGGAATAACGAGAGAAGTTCGTGTGACTGGACGTAGGGTGGGTCGGCAAAGACGATATCATAAGGACCATTCCACTGATCGGGACGGCTCAGAAACTGTTCGACCTGTTGGTCCTTGACCTCTAATTGCTGACCGATATGACACAGCTTTACATTCTGCCGCAGAAGTTTCAAGACCTCCCTGTGCGATTCGACGGAGGTCACGTGTTCGGCTCCGCGGCTGATGGCTTCGATCCCGACGGCCCCGGTCCCGGCATACAGGTCTAAAAACCGACAATTCGCCAGCCGGTTACCGAGAATCGAAAACAGAGCTTCTCGAACCCGGTCGGAGGTTGGACGAAGAGCGAGTTCTCGCGGCCCAAAGAGTCGCCGACCTCGGTGGGTACCTGCGATGACACGCATACGAGACAGCATCGTCGTGCAGGCCAGACTCTAACATAGCGTTTTTGCAGGGGTCAAGAAATCCAACTGCGAGGGGAAGCTCGTAGGTACGCGAGAATGGGAGAGGGGATCAACCGCGAGCGACCTAGTAAAAGATCTTCAGTTCTTTTTTGACCGTCTTCCAGGAGAAGACTATAATGTGATCGCCGGTGTCGCATTCGAATGGAGCGCATGATCACCAGAACGTCCCGACGTAACCCTGACGGGCTCGGTTTCCGAGCCCGATCCATTGAAACTCACCGAGTGGCAACTGTCTGTGATTCTTTGGCAGCAAGGCTCTTTCGGCGGTTGTTGGAGATGGTGCGGTCGATAATCGCGCCACAATTGATACATTTCCATGCATAGAAGACGAGAAAGAAATCCGAGAAGCGCTCCAACATCATCATTCCCTTACACTTCGGACATTCCATTGCTCCCTCCCAGGGTGGCTACGTTCACAGCTGTTGGCGAAGGAAAGCAAGAGCTGCACCAATTTGTCATATGTCAGTATTTCAATAAGTTATGAATTACGTATTTGCCTTGGGCGGGTAATTCTTTCGTATTTGCTAGTACAAAAGAGTCCGGCCCGTCAATTTTTTGTCACCTGATGGGAATCATGGCGCCTAAAGGTCCGGGGAAGGGCATCGCGTTCTGGCCCAAGACCGAGCGTCCTCGTGAGCGTCTCCTTGCGAAGGGCTCTGAGGCTCTTTCTGATGCCCATCTTCTCGCGATTCTGCTCAGAACCGGACGACGCGACTCTTCCGCGGTGCAAGTCGCGATCGAACTCCTTGACCGAATGGGAGGGCTGGGAGGATTGGCGGTGTGCGGTGTCGAAGAACTCTGTGCCGTTCCAGGCGTCGGTCCTGCAAAGGCCGCTCAACTGAGAGCTGCTCTGGAGTTGGGGAGACGTTCCCTGGCGGTTCCACTCTCGACCGGCACGCGTATTTCCTCGAGCGCCGATCTCTTCAAACATTTCCATCCGGCGCTCCGTGATCTGAAACATGAGATCTTCAAAGTGGTCTTGCTCGACGCCAAGAATACCGTGGTCAAAGAGACGACCGTTTCTGAGGGAAGTCTGACGCTCAGCATCGTGCATCCACGCGAAGTCTT is a genomic window containing:
- the rsmD gene encoding 16S rRNA (guanine(966)-N(2))-methyltransferase RsmD; its protein translation is MRVIAGTHRGRRLFGPRELALRPTSDRVREALFSILGNRLANCRFLDLYAGTGAVGIEAISRGAEHVTSVESHREVLKLLRQNVKLCHIGQQLEVKDQQVEQFLSRPDQWNGPYDIVFADPPYVQSHELLSLFQEPRTAHLFAADSWLVIEHAAKTAFPMSLGHTQFLRQYRYGDTALSLYSCPRAQQP
- a CDS encoding pyridoxal phosphate-dependent aminotransferase, whose translation is MKLAARVSRIAPSPTLAMAATAKAMAAQGLDVIDFSAGEPDFDTPEPVKAAAEAAIRAGFTKYTPASGIDELRGAIIDKLQVELGIRYEKSQILVSCGAKHSLYNLAEALLEAGDEIIIPIPYWVSYLDQALLNDATPILLPTKEEDGYAVHAAELERLITPRTKAIIVNSPCNPTGATYDRATLELIASVAVRHDLIVISDEIYEKILYDGTTHISIASLGPEIAARTVIINGVSKAYAMTGWRIGYAAGPKDLITAMANIQSQSTSNPCSISQKAAVAALRLGEPFTVKMVEEFSHRRNTIVDGLNKIPGVACLMPRGAFYAFPNIKGLLGKRGPSGMLKTPNDVAHFLLSEARIAVVPGEPFGSQEHLRLSYATSMMNITRGLERLGQAFAKLV
- the radC gene encoding DNA repair protein RadC; translated protein: MAPKGPGKGIAFWPKTERPRERLLAKGSEALSDAHLLAILLRTGRRDSSAVQVAIELLDRMGGLGGLAVCGVEELCAVPGVGPAKAAQLRAALELGRRSLAVPLSTGTRISSSADLFKHFHPALRDLKHEIFKVVLLDAKNTVVKETTVSEGSLTLSIVHPREVFALAVRESAAAVIFLHNHPSGDPTPSQEDRRLTERLAAAGHLLGIRVLDHVIVGDGRYVSFADEGWLTGQRDTDDDR
- a CDS encoding cytochrome c encodes the protein MGFASLITPAVWSADQEEAPYGLGRPATAQDIQPWNIDVSPNGQDLPPGQGSVKQGGQIYAMKCAGCHGPTGKEGPHDTLVGGHGSLQTAQPRKTIGSYWPYATTVYDYLRRAMPFTAPQSLTPDEIYALVAWLLHQNGIVGEDAILDARNLPRIDMPNRNGFIPDPRPDVP
- the coaD gene encoding pantetheine-phosphate adenylyltransferase; this encodes MKIGIYPGTFDPITHGHTDIITRSLRVFDKVVVAVAPNPSKHPLFNLAERLDMVTLVMKDFHQVDVTAFEGLLVDYVERSGAHAIIRGLRAISDFEHEFQMALVNRKLAKNVETVFLMPSEEYSYLSSTIIKDVAHHGGHLTEFLHPEVARRLQDRIRSLKS
- a CDS encoding SDR family oxidoreductase; translation: MPRLKNKVAIVTGSSSGIGKAIALRFGQEGAKVVVAARRFSLCEQTVLQIGKQGGEAWPIQTDVADEQQVERLMADTVTRYGRIDILVNNAGIGGGSRLAETSTQAFDTVMNVNLRGTFFCCRAGFRHMKQQGGGVIINMSSVAGVQAWEGTGTYSASKHGIMALTKSLADEGRAHHIKVSAICPGAVADELVNASPQDIESSEKIDPFDVAEAAVYLSTLGKYAVIHQIIIDRLGAEW
- the purH gene encoding bifunctional phosphoribosylaminoimidazolecarboxamide formyltransferase/IMP cyclohydrolase; protein product: MAGIKRALISVSDKTGVIEMAKALEALGAEILSTGGTAKALREAGVKVTDVAAYTGSPEILDGRVKTLHPKIHGGLLGRRSLPAHIEQMTQHGIGPIDVVVVNLYPFEATIAKPDCRFEDAIENIDIGGPSMLRSAAKNHEDVLVVVDPADYSRVLDAVKGNMVTQALRRELAMKVFQHTARYDGLIAGYLEKQVRSGEVKFPKVLSLQFELAETLRYGENPHQQGAFYRELTGKEPSVSRGEILHGKAMSYNNFLDANSALELVKEYDETAVAIIKHNNPCGAALGTTPVEAYVKARETDPVSAFGGVIAFNRQVDLAAAKEITSTFVEVVIAPGFAEDALAELKRKKDLRLLDVGSLTKVKQEGFDLKKLVGGLIVQDRDLGVLPDLRALAVPTIRKPTDEEYAACAFAWKVCKHVKSNAIIYAKPGQTVGIGAGQMSRVDSVKLAAMKAQMPVKGCVMASDAFFPFRDGLDAAAEVGITAVIQPGGSIRDAEVVKAADEHGMAMILTGMRHFRH
- the purD gene encoding phosphoribosylamine--glycine ligase, translating into MKILVIGGGGREHAIVWKLAQSPRKPILYCAPGNAGIATLATCVPIKSDDIAGLKDFALHEHIDLTVVGPEAPLALGMTDAFRKAKLRIFGPTRNAARLEASKIFSKDVMAQAKIRTAQAKSFDKVADALAYVEQHELPVVIKADGLAQGKGVIIATTHEQARHAVVDSMEKAVFGQAGKNVLIEQFLDGEELTIMAFTDGKTVVPMPPAQDHKRVGDGDTGLNTGGMGAYCPAPLGTDELQARVAREVLQPMVDAMARLGSPFQGVLYAGLMVVKGTPYVLEFNVRMGDPETQVVLPLLKTDLIEVIEAVVEHRLDQLTVEWQPDAAVCVVMAAGGYPGSYRQGTPISGLSSAASSENSMVFHAGTARQENDIVVTGGRVLGVLGRGLTLSEAQRNAYRLVGTISFEGCHFRTDIAYRALKA